Proteins co-encoded in one Hymenobacter swuensis DY53 genomic window:
- a CDS encoding endonuclease/exonuclease/phosphatase family protein produces the protein MPDFDSLPLWLTLLHGFMALLAVAALIATLLPLLRQTAWWIRVFDFPRLQIVGVMLVVILAGLALGWAQLPGYYGPGLLVALGVAVGYQFFRIVPYTRLVGKQVGDSTLQDGQRHLSLVMMNVLQFNKQGKKALQVLQETDPDIIMAVETDEWWYQQLKPLEETHPYTCHEPLDNTYGLLFFSRLKLESCEIKYLLDDDVPSLHARVQLADNRTWVQVYGLHPKPPAPAESKTSTKRDAELLLVGKTIDKKDEPTIVFGDMNDVAWSHTSELFRRISGLMDPRVGRGLLPTFHADYSLLRWPLDHVFVSADFKVDDMERLPYVGSDHFPIYIKLSYEPHDKEEQEENCEQADADDHEEATEKIKEGFEEEDEEEAEEAANPNEKKELTT, from the coding sequence TTGCCCGACTTCGACTCTCTCCCTCTCTGGCTCACCCTGTTGCACGGGTTCATGGCACTACTGGCCGTGGCCGCGCTGATTGCCACGCTGCTGCCGCTCCTACGCCAAACGGCGTGGTGGATCCGGGTATTTGATTTCCCGCGTCTGCAGATTGTGGGCGTTATGCTGGTAGTTATACTGGCGGGTCTGGCATTGGGCTGGGCGCAGCTGCCGGGCTACTACGGTCCCGGGCTGCTGGTGGCACTGGGCGTGGCTGTCGGGTACCAGTTCTTCCGGATTGTGCCTTACACGCGCCTGGTTGGAAAGCAGGTGGGCGACAGTACGCTGCAGGATGGTCAGCGCCACCTGAGCCTGGTGATGATGAACGTGCTGCAGTTCAACAAACAAGGCAAAAAAGCTCTGCAGGTATTGCAGGAAACCGACCCTGATATCATTATGGCGGTGGAAACTGACGAGTGGTGGTATCAGCAGCTCAAGCCGCTGGAAGAAACCCATCCTTACACCTGCCACGAACCGCTGGATAACACCTACGGTCTGCTGTTCTTCTCGCGGCTGAAGCTGGAAAGCTGCGAAATCAAGTACCTGCTCGATGACGACGTGCCCAGCCTGCACGCCCGCGTGCAGCTGGCCGATAACCGTACCTGGGTGCAGGTGTATGGCCTGCACCCCAAGCCGCCAGCACCAGCCGAGTCTAAAACCAGTACCAAGCGTGACGCTGAGCTGTTGCTGGTGGGCAAAACCATCGATAAGAAGGACGAGCCCACCATCGTGTTCGGGGATATGAACGACGTGGCCTGGTCGCACACTTCGGAGCTGTTCCGGCGCATCAGCGGCCTCATGGATCCGCGCGTAGGCCGGGGCCTGCTGCCCACTTTTCACGCCGATTACTCGCTGCTACGCTGGCCCCTCGACCACGTATTTGTGTCGGCCGATTTCAAAGTGGACGATATGGAGCGCCTGCCCTACGTCGGCTCCGACCACTTTCCCATCTATATTAAGCTCAGCTACGAGCCCCACGACAAAGAAGAACAGGAGGAAAACTGCGAGCAAGCCGACGCCGACGACCATGAGGAAGCCACCGAGAAGATAAAGGAGGGATTTGAAGAAGAGGACGAGGAAGAAGCCGAAGAAGCCGCCAATCCCAACGAGAAGAAAGAGCTGACGACCTGA
- the preA gene encoding NAD-dependent dihydropyrimidine dehydrogenase subunit PreA yields the protein MPDLSINFAGIKSPNPFWLASAPPTNSGYQVMKAFDAGWGGAVWKTLGVPVVNVSSRYGSVNYRDKRMMGFNNIELISDRPLADNLREIEEVKKRFPNHAVIASLMVQSRQEWHDIVRDVTNAGSDGIELNFGCPHGMCERGMGSAVGQEPAVLQTIVEWVMEVARIPVIVKLTPNISDITEPALAARRGGANAISLINTIQSIVGVDLDLFAPYPIVDGKGSNGGYCGPAVKPIALNMVKNCAQHPDVQLPISGIGGIETWRDAVEHILLGASSVQVCTAAMHYGFGIIREMTSGLEQYMTEKGFHTIDEMVGRALPNVKHWEDLNLKYKVTASINPDKCIGCQLCYTACEDGAHQAIRLQPNTRIPKIIDENCVGCNLCSLVCPVEQCITMERRDDGTQHQTWKERTAADDIPVTFNDERAGGRHHWVPEPSAALGKEREKTLPGKARLYESAPETLPVE from the coding sequence ATGCCTGACCTCTCCATCAACTTCGCCGGAATTAAGTCGCCCAATCCGTTCTGGCTGGCTTCGGCGCCACCTACCAACTCGGGGTACCAGGTGATGAAGGCCTTTGACGCCGGCTGGGGCGGGGCCGTGTGGAAGACGCTGGGCGTACCCGTGGTAAACGTATCGAGCCGCTACGGCAGCGTGAACTACCGGGATAAGCGCATGATGGGCTTCAACAACATCGAGCTGATTTCAGACCGTCCGCTGGCTGACAATCTGCGCGAGATTGAGGAGGTGAAAAAACGGTTCCCGAATCACGCCGTCATTGCTTCCCTCATGGTACAAAGCCGCCAGGAGTGGCACGACATCGTGCGCGACGTGACCAACGCCGGCTCCGATGGCATTGAGCTGAACTTCGGCTGTCCCCACGGTATGTGCGAGCGGGGCATGGGCTCGGCGGTGGGCCAGGAACCGGCAGTGCTGCAAACCATTGTGGAGTGGGTGATGGAAGTGGCGCGCATTCCGGTTATCGTGAAACTCACGCCCAATATCTCGGACATTACTGAGCCGGCCCTGGCCGCGCGGCGTGGGGGTGCCAACGCCATTTCGCTCATCAACACCATCCAGAGCATTGTGGGCGTGGATCTGGACCTGTTTGCCCCCTACCCCATTGTGGATGGCAAAGGCAGCAACGGCGGCTACTGCGGCCCGGCCGTAAAGCCCATTGCCCTGAACATGGTAAAAAACTGCGCTCAACACCCCGATGTGCAGTTGCCCATTTCCGGCATCGGCGGCATCGAAACCTGGCGCGACGCGGTAGAGCACATTCTGCTCGGGGCCAGCTCGGTGCAGGTGTGCACGGCGGCCATGCACTACGGCTTCGGCATCATCCGGGAAATGACCAGCGGCCTAGAGCAGTACATGACGGAAAAAGGCTTCCATACCATTGACGAAATGGTAGGCCGCGCCCTGCCTAACGTAAAGCACTGGGAAGACCTCAATCTCAAGTATAAAGTCACTGCCAGCATCAACCCCGACAAGTGTATCGGCTGCCAGTTGTGCTACACGGCCTGCGAAGATGGGGCTCATCAGGCCATCCGGCTGCAGCCCAACACGCGCATCCCGAAAATCATCGACGAGAACTGCGTAGGCTGTAACCTGTGTTCCTTGGTGTGTCCCGTGGAGCAGTGCATCACCATGGAGCGCCGCGATGACGGCACCCAGCACCAGACCTGGAAAGAGCGCACCGCCGCCGACGATATTCCCGTCACCTTCAACGATGAGCGCGCCGGCGGCCGGCACCACTGGGTCCCCGAGCCATCAGCGGCGTTGGGTAAGGAGCGGGAGAAAACGTTGCCAGGCAAGGCGCGGCTGTATGAGTCGGCACCGGAGACGCTGCCGGTGGAGTAG
- a CDS encoding FAD-dependent monooxygenase, whose protein sequence is MAHFLIIGAGIGGLATAHALLRQGHTVKVYEAAPAIREVGSGLVLGANAMRALQEIGLHDAVRPHGTPVTLLNLLNQQGLVLQRADTTYFTRAVGFDNLGIHRAALQRALLTGIPAGALHLGSAFERFEETSGGITAHFADGRTASAHALIGADGIHSPVRRQLWPATEPRYAGYTCWRAVVDAGQLDLPPGESAEVWGDAGRRFGYVPVGNGQVYWFACLNSTQPRNSHFQEYRVADLQREFAGFPAPVSQLLRLTRNDELLWNDILDLSPLSHFARGRVLLLGDAAHATTPNMGQGAGMAVEDAAVLARCLRKAPDVPAAFQAFEQQRRARTTRIVRTSWQLGRFGQLEKPWLVGLRNRIMRLLPEGVARRQMAWLYQKL, encoded by the coding sequence ATGGCGCATTTCTTAATTATCGGCGCGGGTATTGGGGGCCTGGCAACGGCTCATGCGCTGCTGCGGCAAGGCCACACAGTGAAAGTATATGAAGCTGCCCCGGCAATACGGGAGGTTGGCTCGGGTCTGGTACTGGGTGCCAATGCCATGCGCGCTTTGCAGGAAATTGGTCTGCACGACGCGGTGCGGCCCCACGGCACCCCGGTTACGCTGCTCAACCTGCTCAACCAGCAGGGACTTGTGCTTCAAAGGGCTGATACCACGTACTTCACCCGCGCAGTCGGCTTCGATAATCTAGGCATTCATCGGGCAGCGCTGCAACGGGCATTGTTGACAGGAATTCCGGCGGGTGCTCTGCACTTGGGCTCTGCGTTTGAGCGGTTTGAGGAAACTTCGGGTGGAATTACGGCTCATTTCGCAGATGGCCGCACTGCTTCCGCGCATGCCCTTATCGGGGCTGATGGAATTCACTCCCCGGTGCGGCGGCAGTTGTGGCCCGCCACCGAGCCACGCTACGCGGGCTATACCTGCTGGCGGGCGGTGGTGGATGCCGGTCAGCTGGACCTGCCGCCGGGCGAGTCAGCGGAGGTATGGGGGGATGCCGGGCGGCGGTTTGGGTATGTGCCGGTGGGCAACGGGCAGGTGTACTGGTTTGCCTGCCTCAACAGCACCCAGCCCCGGAACTCACACTTCCAGGAATACCGCGTAGCCGATTTGCAGCGGGAGTTTGCCGGATTCCCGGCTCCGGTGTCCCAGCTCCTGCGCCTCACCCGTAACGACGAACTGCTCTGGAACGATATCCTGGATCTGTCGCCTCTCTCCCATTTCGCGCGGGGCCGCGTGCTGCTGCTCGGTGACGCGGCCCACGCCACCACGCCTAACATGGGCCAGGGCGCAGGCATGGCCGTAGAAGATGCCGCCGTGCTGGCCCGCTGCCTCCGCAAAGCCCCCGACGTACCTGCTGCTTTCCAGGCCTTTGAGCAGCAGCGGCGCGCCCGCACCACCCGCATTGTGCGTACCTCCTGGCAACTGGGCCGCTTTGGGCAACTGGAGAAACCATGGCTGGTAGGCCTGCGCAACCGCATCATGCGGCTGTTGCCCGAAGGAGTAGCCCGACGGCAGATGGCGTGGCTGTACCAGAAATTGTAG
- the dnaK gene encoding molecular chaperone DnaK produces the protein MGKIIGIDLGTTNSCVAVMEGNEPVVIPNSEGRRTTPSIVAFLDNGKGERKVGDPAKRQAITNPHNTIQSIKRFMGRNFSEVSEEAKNVSYALGSGSNNTVGVKIGDRQYTPQEISAMVLQKMKQTAEDYLGQPVTEAVITVPAYFNDAQRQATKEAGAIAGLDVKRIINEPTAAALAYGLDKDHSNHKVAVYDLGGGTFDISILELDNGVFEVLSTNGDTHLGGDDFDQVIINFLAETFASENEGLDLRKDAMALQRLKEAAEKAKVELSSSTETEINLPYVTATASGPKHLVVKLSRAKFEQLADSLIRRSMEPVKKALQDAGLSTSDINDVILVGGSTRIPRIQEEVEKFFGRKPSKGVNPDEVVAVGAAIQGGVLTGEVKDVLLLDVTPLSLGIETMGGVMTKLIEANTTIPTKKSETFSTASDNQPSVEIHVLQGERPMAAQNRTIGKFHLDSIPPAPRGVPQIEVIFDIDANGILHVTAKDKGTGKEQKIRIEASSGLSDADIERMRQEAAANAEADKAEVERISKLNAADSMIFQTEKQLTEYGDKLSGGNKTAVETALADLKKAHESKDLGAIDTAMAAINTAWQAASQEMYAQSGPEGQPGAEGGNPFGGAGQPGGNGQQGAGHDNVTDVDYEEVGK, from the coding sequence ATGGGAAAAATAATTGGTATTGACCTCGGCACCACCAACTCCTGCGTGGCTGTAATGGAAGGCAACGAGCCGGTGGTAATTCCGAACAGCGAAGGCCGCCGCACGACTCCTTCGATTGTCGCGTTCCTCGACAATGGTAAAGGCGAGCGGAAGGTAGGTGACCCGGCTAAGCGTCAGGCCATTACCAACCCGCACAACACCATTCAGTCGATCAAGCGTTTCATGGGCCGTAACTTCTCGGAGGTTTCCGAAGAAGCCAAAAACGTGTCCTACGCTCTTGGCAGCGGCTCTAACAACACGGTTGGCGTGAAAATCGGTGACCGGCAGTACACGCCCCAGGAGATTTCGGCCATGGTTCTGCAGAAGATGAAGCAGACCGCCGAAGATTACCTCGGCCAGCCCGTAACCGAAGCCGTTATTACGGTGCCCGCTTACTTCAACGACGCTCAGCGCCAAGCCACCAAAGAAGCCGGTGCCATTGCCGGCCTCGATGTGAAGCGCATCATCAACGAGCCTACCGCCGCTGCCCTGGCCTACGGCCTCGACAAAGACCACTCGAACCACAAAGTGGCCGTGTATGACCTCGGCGGTGGTACGTTCGATATTTCGATTCTGGAACTGGACAACGGCGTGTTCGAAGTACTGAGCACCAACGGTGACACCCACCTCGGGGGCGACGACTTCGACCAGGTAATCATCAACTTCTTGGCTGAAACCTTCGCCAGCGAGAACGAAGGCCTCGACCTGCGCAAGGACGCTATGGCTCTGCAGCGCCTGAAAGAAGCCGCTGAGAAAGCCAAAGTAGAGCTGTCCTCGTCGACGGAAACCGAAATCAACCTGCCGTACGTGACGGCTACTGCTTCGGGACCCAAGCACCTAGTGGTGAAATTGAGCCGCGCCAAGTTCGAGCAGTTGGCCGATTCGCTGATCCGTCGTTCGATGGAACCCGTGAAAAAAGCCCTGCAGGACGCCGGCCTGAGCACTTCCGATATCAACGACGTGATTCTGGTAGGTGGCTCGACCCGCATTCCGCGCATTCAGGAAGAAGTAGAGAAGTTCTTCGGCCGCAAGCCTTCCAAGGGTGTAAACCCCGACGAAGTAGTAGCCGTGGGCGCTGCCATTCAGGGCGGGGTACTGACCGGTGAGGTGAAGGACGTGCTGCTGCTCGACGTGACCCCGCTGAGCCTCGGCATTGAGACGATGGGCGGCGTGATGACCAAGCTCATCGAAGCCAACACTACCATCCCAACCAAGAAATCGGAAACCTTCTCGACCGCCTCCGACAACCAGCCTTCCGTGGAAATCCACGTATTGCAGGGCGAGCGTCCGATGGCCGCGCAGAACCGCACCATCGGTAAGTTCCACCTCGATTCCATCCCGCCCGCACCCCGCGGCGTTCCGCAGATCGAAGTAATCTTCGACATTGATGCCAACGGTATCCTGCACGTAACGGCCAAGGACAAAGGCACTGGCAAGGAACAGAAAATCCGCATCGAGGCTTCCTCGGGCCTGTCGGATGCTGACATTGAGCGCATGCGCCAGGAGGCTGCTGCCAACGCCGAGGCCGATAAAGCCGAAGTGGAGCGCATCTCGAAGCTAAACGCAGCCGACTCGATGATCTTCCAGACCGAAAAGCAGCTGACCGAATACGGCGACAAGCTGAGCGGCGGCAACAAAACGGCCGTGGAAACGGCGCTGGCCGACCTCAAGAAAGCCCACGAAAGCAAAGATCTGGGTGCCATTGATACGGCTATGGCCGCCATCAACACCGCCTGGCAGGCTGCTTCGCAGGAAATGTATGCTCAGAGCGGCCCCGAGGGTCAGCCCGGCGCGGAAGGTGGCAACCCCTTCGGCGGTGCTGGTCAGCCCGGCGGAAACGGCCAGCAAGGCGCCGGCCACGACAACGTAACCGACGTGGACTACGAAGAAGTGGGCAAGTAA
- the purE gene encoding 5-(carboxyamino)imidazole ribonucleotide mutase — translation MTTAAPAPNSETVPTDTPLVGIIMGSQSDLKIMTAAAELLRQFGVPFELTLVSAHRTPHRLVEYAENARKRGLRVLIAGGGGAAHLPGMVASFTTLPVIGVPINSATSIHGLDSILSMLQMPAGVPVATVALDGAANAAVLATQILALNNARLQDALEKYRTSLKDKVMRTIEELRKGGLNDD, via the coding sequence ATGACCACCGCTGCTCCCGCGCCCAACTCCGAAACCGTACCCACCGACACGCCCCTGGTTGGCATTATCATGGGCTCCCAGTCCGATCTGAAGATTATGACGGCGGCGGCCGAGCTGTTGCGGCAATTCGGTGTGCCCTTTGAGCTCACGCTGGTGTCGGCTCACCGCACCCCGCATCGGCTGGTGGAGTACGCAGAAAACGCCCGCAAGCGCGGCCTGCGCGTGCTCATTGCCGGCGGGGGTGGGGCGGCTCACCTGCCCGGTATGGTAGCTTCTTTCACCACCCTGCCCGTTATTGGGGTGCCCATCAACTCCGCCACATCCATTCATGGCCTCGATTCGATTCTGTCGATGCTGCAAATGCCGGCGGGCGTACCGGTAGCCACCGTGGCGCTGGACGGGGCCGCCAATGCCGCTGTGCTGGCTACCCAAATACTGGCCCTGAACAACGCCCGCCTCCAGGACGCGCTGGAAAAATACCGTACTTCGCTCAAAGACAAAGTAATGCGCACCATTGAGGAACTGCGTAAAGGCGGCCTCAATGATGATTAA
- a CDS encoding FAD-dependent oxidoreductase, which yields MAEYATPTTEQEFAGNFAQLKPLMSNSEALLESSRCLFCFDAPCIKACPSGIDIPLFIRQINSGNATGAARTIYEANYFGNACGKVCPTEVLCEGSCVYTATGAKPIEIGRLQSHATRKVMDQGKALFQPGAATGFRVAVIGAGPAGISCACELRKLGHEVEVFEARSQPSGLTLYGVAPYKITNEETLAEMAYLEAQFGFRVHYNHPISSRADLEKLESEYAAIFLGIGLGHTSVLGLPGEERENCVGAVEFIEKLRIQQQHTTVGRRVIVLGGGNTAMDAASESARLGAERVVLAYRRGKEEMGAYAFEYDLAKGVGVQGLFNVAPLEIVGNGKVEGVKFVRTATRNGQVQPVPGSEFVEPCDMVIKATGQAKQTSFLHLIPELQVDGKGRILFAPNTGQTTNPRYFAAGDAANGGAEVVNAAADGKAAAHGIHQFLMK from the coding sequence ATGGCCGAATACGCTACCCCTACTACTGAGCAGGAATTTGCTGGGAATTTCGCGCAGCTCAAGCCGCTGATGAGCAACTCGGAGGCCCTGCTGGAAAGCTCCCGCTGCCTGTTCTGCTTTGATGCGCCCTGCATCAAGGCCTGCCCGTCAGGTATTGATATTCCACTGTTCATCCGCCAGATCAACTCCGGCAATGCCACCGGCGCAGCCCGCACCATTTACGAGGCCAATTACTTCGGTAATGCCTGCGGCAAGGTGTGCCCCACGGAAGTACTCTGCGAGGGGTCCTGCGTGTACACGGCCACGGGGGCCAAGCCCATTGAAATCGGGCGGCTGCAGAGCCACGCCACCCGCAAGGTGATGGATCAGGGCAAGGCACTGTTCCAGCCAGGCGCGGCTACCGGGTTTCGGGTGGCGGTGATTGGGGCCGGACCGGCGGGTATTTCCTGCGCCTGCGAGCTGCGCAAGCTGGGCCACGAAGTGGAGGTGTTTGAGGCCCGCAGTCAGCCCTCCGGCCTGACGCTGTACGGCGTGGCGCCCTATAAAATCACCAACGAGGAAACCCTGGCCGAAATGGCGTACCTGGAAGCGCAGTTCGGGTTTCGGGTGCACTACAACCACCCCATCAGCTCCCGCGCCGACTTGGAAAAGCTGGAAAGCGAGTACGCCGCCATCTTCCTGGGCATCGGGCTCGGGCATACGTCGGTTCTAGGCTTGCCAGGCGAGGAGCGGGAAAACTGCGTGGGCGCGGTGGAGTTCATCGAGAAGCTCCGCATTCAGCAGCAGCACACCACCGTGGGCCGACGGGTAATTGTGCTGGGCGGCGGCAACACCGCTATGGACGCGGCCTCCGAATCGGCACGGCTGGGCGCGGAGCGGGTGGTGCTGGCCTACCGGCGCGGCAAGGAGGAAATGGGCGCGTATGCGTTTGAGTACGACCTGGCCAAAGGCGTGGGCGTACAGGGCCTGTTCAACGTGGCTCCGCTGGAAATTGTGGGCAACGGCAAGGTGGAGGGCGTGAAATTCGTGCGCACCGCCACGCGCAACGGGCAGGTGCAACCCGTTCCCGGCTCGGAGTTCGTGGAGCCTTGCGACATGGTGATAAAAGCTACCGGCCAGGCCAAGCAAACCAGCTTCCTCCACCTCATTCCGGAGCTGCAAGTGGATGGCAAAGGCCGCATCCTATTCGCCCCCAACACTGGCCAAACCACCAACCCACGCTACTTCGCCGCCGGCGACGCGGCCAACGGGGGCGCCGAAGTGGTAAACGCCGCCGCCGATGGTAAAGCCGCCGCCCACGGCATTCACCAGTTTTTGATGAAGTAA
- a CDS encoding nitrilase-related carbon-nitrogen hydrolase, translated as MPRIIKSGLIQMSLPLTEGEGSIEEIKEAMVQKHLPLIEEAGRQGVQILCLQEIFNTPYFCPGQDKAWYASAESVPGPTTERMAEYARKYNMVMIVPVYERESAGFLYNTAAVIDADGTYLGKYRKNHIPHTSGFWEKFFFKPGNLGYPVFQTKYAKVGVYICYDRHFPDGARVLGLNGAEIVYNPSATVAGLSQYLWKLEQPAHAAANGYFMGCINRVGEEKPWNLGKFYGTSYFVDPRGQILAQASEENDELLITEFDLDMIEEVRNTWQFFRDRRPETYEKLVEL; from the coding sequence ATGCCCAGAATAATTAAATCCGGCCTGATTCAGATGAGTCTGCCGCTGACAGAAGGTGAAGGCAGCATCGAGGAAATCAAGGAAGCCATGGTACAGAAGCACCTGCCGCTGATTGAGGAAGCCGGCCGCCAGGGCGTGCAGATTCTGTGTCTGCAGGAAATCTTCAACACACCCTACTTCTGTCCGGGTCAGGACAAGGCCTGGTACGCTTCCGCCGAATCGGTGCCCGGCCCCACCACGGAGCGCATGGCCGAGTATGCCCGGAAGTATAACATGGTGATGATTGTGCCCGTGTACGAACGGGAGTCGGCGGGCTTCTTGTACAACACTGCCGCCGTTATTGATGCCGACGGCACCTACCTGGGCAAGTACCGCAAGAATCATATTCCGCACACTTCGGGGTTCTGGGAGAAGTTCTTCTTCAAGCCCGGCAACCTGGGCTACCCCGTGTTCCAGACCAAATACGCTAAAGTAGGCGTGTACATCTGTTACGACCGGCACTTCCCCGATGGGGCCCGCGTGCTGGGCCTGAACGGGGCGGAAATCGTGTATAATCCTTCGGCTACCGTGGCGGGCCTCTCGCAGTACCTCTGGAAGCTGGAGCAGCCGGCCCACGCGGCGGCCAACGGCTACTTCATGGGCTGCATCAACCGTGTAGGTGAGGAAAAACCCTGGAACCTGGGCAAATTCTACGGTACCAGCTACTTCGTGGACCCGCGCGGCCAGATTCTGGCCCAGGCCTCGGAGGAAAACGACGAGCTGCTCATCACTGAATTTGACTTGGATATGATTGAGGAAGTGCGCAATACCTGGCAGTTCTTCCGCGACCGGCGCCCCGAAACCTACGAGAAGCTGGTGGAGCTGTAA
- a CDS encoding MarC family protein, whose amino-acid sequence MEILLATFTTLFSVVNPFGAMPVFLTLTEEDTPAERANIGLKACLYMVGVLTVSFFAGQYVLNFFGINIHHLRIAGGILLMRSAFDLLTPGGNRAKVSEATLEESMHKNDISFTPLAMPMLSGPGSMAVCIGLFTGKLSVPDMGLIVLGFCLVALAAYIILMSSLRLTRFLGRPGMAALARIMGFLTLAIGVNFLATAIVALFPGLSR is encoded by the coding sequence ATGGAAATTCTGCTTGCCACTTTCACCACCTTGTTTTCCGTGGTCAACCCCTTCGGGGCCATGCCGGTATTCCTGACGCTTACGGAGGAGGACACCCCCGCTGAGCGCGCCAATATTGGCCTGAAGGCGTGCCTGTACATGGTGGGGGTACTCACGGTTTCGTTCTTCGCGGGGCAGTACGTGCTCAACTTCTTCGGCATCAATATTCACCATCTGCGCATTGCGGGCGGCATTCTGCTCATGCGCTCCGCCTTTGATCTGCTGACGCCGGGGGGCAACCGGGCTAAGGTATCGGAAGCCACGCTGGAGGAGAGTATGCACAAAAACGATATCAGCTTTACCCCCCTAGCCATGCCCATGCTCTCGGGGCCAGGCTCCATGGCCGTATGCATCGGCCTGTTTACCGGGAAACTGAGCGTACCGGATATGGGCCTGATTGTGCTGGGGTTCTGCCTTGTGGCGCTGGCGGCCTACATTATCCTAATGTCGTCCTTGCGCCTGACGCGGTTTCTGGGGCGGCCTGGTATGGCGGCCCTGGCCCGCATCATGGGTTTCCTGACGCTGGCCATTGGGGTGAATTTTCTGGCTACGGCTATTGTGGCGCTGTTTCCGGGTTTGAGCCGGTAG
- the hydA gene encoding dihydropyrimidinase encodes MATLLVKNGRVITADSDSVCDILVEGEIIVAIGKNLSVQADETIDATGKLVMPGGIDPHVHLDMPFMGTFSSDTHETGTRAALHGGTTTVIDFVLQKQGHSLREALTEWQGRATGTAVGDYSFHMAVTDFNPSTKEEIKDMVVEGITSFKTFMAYKGALMIDDAQMVGLMQEVKKHGGLVTAHATNGDLIDTLIAQHRAAGKLTPRYHYLSQPEVTEAEASGRFCDIANYTGVHAYIVHLTCEGALNQVRRATERNQRVLVETCIQYLLLDASVYRDDFEGAKWVMSPPLREKKDQDTLWAGINQGLVQVVGTDHCPFMLEQKQLGADDFSRIPNGHPAIEHRMELLFSEGVMQGRISPQKFVEVTSTNAAKIFGMFPRKGTISIGADADLVLFDPKKKHTISAETHHMNVDYSAYEGRELTGKITTVLLRGQVAVDAGETKVERGYGQFIRRGPVKF; translated from the coding sequence ATGGCGACTCTACTGGTAAAAAACGGCCGGGTAATAACTGCTGACTCCGACAGCGTGTGCGACATTCTGGTGGAGGGCGAAATCATTGTGGCCATCGGCAAAAATCTGTCGGTGCAGGCCGATGAAACCATTGATGCTACCGGCAAGCTGGTAATGCCCGGCGGCATCGATCCGCATGTACACCTGGATATGCCATTCATGGGTACCTTCAGCTCCGACACGCACGAAACCGGCACCCGCGCCGCCCTGCACGGCGGCACCACTACGGTTATTGACTTTGTGTTGCAGAAGCAGGGCCACAGCCTGCGGGAGGCGCTTACCGAATGGCAAGGCCGGGCCACCGGTACAGCGGTGGGCGACTACTCCTTCCACATGGCCGTCACGGATTTCAACCCGAGCACCAAGGAGGAAATCAAGGATATGGTGGTTGAGGGCATTACGTCCTTTAAAACCTTCATGGCCTACAAGGGCGCGCTTATGATTGACGACGCGCAGATGGTGGGCCTGATGCAGGAGGTGAAGAAGCACGGCGGCCTGGTGACGGCTCACGCCACCAACGGCGACCTGATTGACACGCTCATTGCCCAGCACCGCGCCGCTGGCAAGCTCACGCCCCGCTACCACTACCTCTCCCAGCCCGAAGTAACCGAAGCCGAAGCTTCCGGCCGCTTCTGTGATATTGCCAACTACACGGGCGTGCATGCCTACATCGTGCACCTCACCTGCGAGGGCGCGCTCAACCAGGTACGCCGCGCCACCGAGCGAAACCAGCGCGTGCTGGTGGAAACCTGCATTCAGTATCTGCTCCTCGACGCTTCAGTGTACCGGGATGATTTTGAGGGGGCCAAGTGGGTGATGTCGCCGCCGTTACGGGAGAAAAAAGACCAGGATACGCTTTGGGCCGGCATCAACCAAGGCCTGGTACAGGTAGTAGGCACCGACCATTGCCCGTTTATGTTGGAGCAGAAACAACTAGGGGCCGACGACTTCTCCCGGATTCCAAACGGGCACCCGGCCATTGAGCACCGCATGGAGCTGCTGTTTTCGGAAGGCGTGATGCAGGGCCGCATCAGCCCACAGAAGTTCGTGGAAGTGACCAGCACCAACGCGGCCAAAATCTTCGGCATGTTTCCGCGCAAAGGCACCATCAGCATCGGGGCAGACGCGGATCTGGTGCTATTCGACCCCAAAAAGAAGCACACCATTTCGGCCGAAACCCACCACATGAACGTCGACTACTCGGCCTACGAAGGCCGCGAGCTGACCGGTAAAATCACCACCGTACTGCTGCGCGGCCAGGTGGCCGTGGACGCTGGCGAAACCAAGGTTGAGCGCGGCTATGGGCAGTTTATCCGGCGTGGACCGGTAAAGTTCTGA